One genomic window of Bartonella sp. HY038 includes the following:
- a CDS encoding RNA-binding protein, which translates to MNDRTCIVTRESGSNANMIRFVSGLNGIVVPDIKGNLPGRGAWVLASRATLEEAMRRKAFSRAFKKDVLVEETLADLVDELLKKAVLGSFAVSRRGGCIVSGAMKVDSAIRSGNATLILHAQDAAEDGKRKIAQAIFAAERQGLGAVPVVDILSGDEMSLAFGGNNVMHAAVLKGMAAKGFMEKVRKLLLYRGDSLMNWDDKTADVAKEAETE; encoded by the coding sequence ATGAATGACCGAACTTGTATAGTTACAAGAGAAAGCGGATCCAACGCAAATATGATTCGCTTTGTAAGCGGTTTAAATGGTATTGTTGTTCCCGATATCAAGGGCAATTTGCCAGGGCGTGGTGCATGGGTTTTAGCTTCACGCGCTACTCTTGAAGAAGCAATGCGACGCAAAGCATTTTCAAGAGCATTTAAAAAAGATGTTTTGGTTGAAGAAACCTTGGCTGATTTGGTAGATGAATTATTAAAAAAGGCAGTTCTTGGTAGTTTCGCAGTAAGCCGACGTGGCGGCTGTATTGTAAGTGGTGCGATGAAAGTCGATAGTGCCATTCGTTCTGGAAATGCCACATTAATATTGCATGCACAAGATGCAGCAGAAGATGGAAAGCGGAAAATTGCTCAGGCAATTTTTGCAGCTGAAAGACAAGGATTGGGTGCCGTGCCGGTAGTAGATATTCTCTCCGGCGATGAAATGAGTTTAGCTTTTGGTGGTAATAATGTGATGCATGCTGCAGTCTTAAAAGGCATGGCAGCGAAGGGGTTCATGGAAAAAGTGCGAAAATTGCTGCTTTATCGCGGCGATAGCCTGATGAACTGGGACGATAAAACGGCAGATGTCGCGAAGGAAGCGGAAACGGAATGA
- the nusA gene encoding transcription termination factor NusA, which produces MAVSANRLELLQIADAVAREKSIDREIVIAAMADAIQKAARSRFGQETNIRAEINSKSGEIKLQRLLEVVDKVDDFVTQISLKDAQKVKADAKLGEFLSDPLPPMDFGRIAAQSAKQVIVQKVREAERDHQYEEYKDKIGEIISGSVKRVEYGNVIVDLGRGEAILRRDELIPRESFRYGDRIRAFVHDVRREQRGPQVFLSRTHPQFMAKLFTMEVPEIYDGIIEIKSVARDPGSRAKIAVVSRDASIDPVGACVGMRGSRVQAVVTELQGEKVDIIPWSPEPASFIVNALQPAEVAKVVLDEESERIEVVVPSDQLSLAIGRRGQNVRLASQLTGWDIDILTEKEESERRQKEFNTRSNLFMEALDVDEMVAQVLASEGFESIEEIAYVEADEVSSIEGFDEDTAVEIQQRARDYLERIEAELDAKRQELGVSDDLREIPNMTTAMMVAVGEDGVKTVEDFAGYAADDLVGWRERKGNETVNYPGVFSNFEVSRTEAEQMIVAARVMVGWLTEEEIAAEVGDEEAISEEAEHEAEGDEKLQSAHKE; this is translated from the coding sequence ATGGCTGTGAGTGCTAACAGACTTGAACTTCTGCAAATTGCGGATGCTGTCGCTCGTGAAAAGTCTATCGATCGTGAAATTGTTATTGCTGCTATGGCCGATGCTATTCAAAAGGCTGCGCGTTCACGGTTCGGGCAAGAAACAAATATTCGCGCCGAGATTAACTCGAAATCGGGTGAAATCAAGTTGCAGCGTTTGCTTGAAGTTGTTGATAAGGTTGATGATTTTGTGACGCAAATTTCATTGAAAGATGCGCAAAAAGTTAAGGCTGATGCAAAGCTTGGCGAATTTTTATCTGATCCTTTACCTCCCATGGATTTTGGTCGTATTGCAGCGCAGTCTGCGAAACAAGTTATCGTACAAAAGGTACGTGAAGCTGAGCGCGATCATCAATATGAAGAATATAAGGATAAAATCGGCGAGATTATTTCTGGTTCGGTTAAGCGCGTTGAATATGGCAATGTAATTGTTGATCTTGGTCGTGGCGAAGCTATTTTGCGTCGTGATGAGCTTATTCCGCGTGAATCTTTCCGCTATGGTGATCGTATTCGTGCATTTGTGCATGATGTGCGCCGTGAACAGCGTGGTCCACAGGTATTTTTATCTCGTACACATCCACAATTCATGGCCAAATTATTCACCATGGAAGTGCCCGAAATTTACGATGGTATTATCGAGATTAAATCGGTTGCTCGTGATCCAGGTTCACGCGCAAAAATTGCCGTTGTGTCTCGTGATGCTTCGATCGATCCAGTTGGCGCTTGCGTTGGTATGCGTGGTAGTCGTGTGCAAGCAGTCGTTACTGAGTTGCAAGGTGAAAAAGTTGACATTATCCCTTGGTCACCAGAGCCAGCTTCTTTTATCGTTAACGCATTGCAGCCAGCAGAAGTTGCAAAAGTTGTGCTTGATGAAGAATCTGAACGCATCGAAGTTGTGGTGCCAAGCGATCAGCTTAGTCTTGCAATTGGTCGTCGTGGTCAAAATGTACGTCTTGCCTCGCAGCTTACCGGTTGGGATATCGATATCCTAACGGAAAAAGAGGAGTCTGAACGGCGCCAAAAAGAATTTAACACGCGCTCCAATCTGTTTATGGAAGCGCTTGATGTTGATGAGATGGTTGCACAGGTTCTTGCTTCTGAAGGCTTTGAGTCAATAGAAGAAATTGCTTATGTTGAGGCTGATGAAGTAAGCTCAATTGAAGGTTTTGACGAAGATACCGCAGTTGAAATTCAACAACGTGCACGTGATTATCTTGAGCGTATTGAGGCAGAGCTTGATGCAAAACGTCAAGAACTTGGCGTCAGCGATGATTTGCGTGAAATTCCGAATATGACAACCGCAATGATGGTTGCTGTTGGTGAAGATGGTGTAAAAACTGTTGAAGATTTTGCTGGTTATGCGGCAGACGATCTTGTTGGCTGGCGTGAACGTAAGGGCAATGAAACTGTCAATTATCCAGGTGTTTTCTCTAATTTTGAGGTAAGCCGCACTGAGGCTGAGCAAATGATTGTTGCTGCTCGCGTCATGGTTGGTTGGCTAACGGAAGAAGAAATTGCTGCCGAAGTTGGTGACGAAGAAGCCATCTCAGAAGAAGCTGAACATGAAGCTGAAGGCGATGAAAAGTTACAGTCGGCGCATAAAGAATAG
- the rimP gene encoding ribosome maturation factor RimP has product MTKNTSDTVNDHSDEQEVNVPVSDINEPRLFEEIGVEARVNAVIAPVLKPLGYRIVRINLSGLNGLTLQIMAERADGTMTIDDCEIVSRTVSPVLDVEDVIERKYHLEVSSPGIDRALVRKSDFVNWRGHIAKVETSEMVDGRRKFRGHIESVDGDGFTIRTDKAAYGEALSVKIGFNLLSDARLILTDDLIRDALRKDKALRQSLIPEDELGGDDVQDNENADGKDVSKQS; this is encoded by the coding sequence ATGACAAAAAATACCAGTGACACGGTAAATGATCACAGTGACGAACAGGAAGTTAATGTACCTGTCAGTGATATAAATGAACCTCGTTTATTTGAAGAAATTGGGGTTGAAGCACGTGTTAATGCTGTTATTGCACCAGTTTTGAAGCCACTCGGCTATCGTATCGTTCGCATTAATCTTTCGGGTCTTAATGGTCTTACCTTGCAGATTATGGCAGAGCGCGCCGATGGCACGATGACCATTGATGATTGCGAAATTGTTAGCCGTACGGTTTCTCCTGTGCTTGACGTTGAAGATGTTATTGAACGTAAATACCATTTGGAGGTTTCATCTCCTGGTATTGATCGTGCGCTCGTGCGTAAATCTGATTTTGTTAATTGGCGTGGACATATTGCTAAGGTCGAAACCAGTGAAATGGTTGATGGTCGCCGTAAGTTCCGCGGTCATATCGAATCAGTGGATGGTGATGGTTTTACTATAAGGACAGATAAGGCCGCCTATGGTGAAGCATTGTCAGTTAAAATTGGTTTTAATCTTTTAAGTGATGCAAGGCTTATATTGACAGATGATCTTATTCGCGATGCTTTGCGTAAAGATAAGGCTTTGCGTCAATCGCTCATTCCTGAAGATGAGTTGGGTGGCGATGATGTGCAAGATAATGAAAATGCTGACGGCAAGGATGTTTCCAAGCAGTCTTAA
- the hflC gene encoding protease modulator HflC, with product MKQGSLIAILIALVVIVVGISMSVYIVYPNEQVVVKRVSQIVRTEKAPGLYFKMPLVEDVVRVDNRLLRYDLPTYSVQVKNGRYYEVDAFLIYRIVDAEMFIKQIGDGRPETAEERNLDQRFRSALGAVYGVRDFNAALSDQRIEMMRDIQRQMVEEAKPLGIDIVDVRIRKTDLPTDLSNGIYERMNQERRAAAESILSLGNAERISIIAKADRSYVESVAIAARDAEVLKGEGQAEAARLMNDAVESNPNFYQFWLSMDKYQSIKDTPMVITPDWSFFDLMRNPTGVVKPQN from the coding sequence ATGAAGCAGGGTTCTCTGATTGCAATTTTAATTGCCTTAGTTGTTATTGTTGTTGGCATATCAATGTCCGTCTATATTGTTTATCCTAATGAGCAAGTTGTTGTAAAACGGGTTAGCCAAATTGTGCGGACAGAAAAGGCTCCTGGGCTTTATTTTAAAATGCCATTGGTTGAAGATGTTGTTCGGGTTGATAATCGCTTATTGCGTTACGACCTGCCAACCTATTCAGTGCAGGTAAAAAATGGCCGCTATTATGAAGTTGATGCGTTCTTAATTTACCGCATTGTTGATGCTGAAATGTTCATTAAGCAAATTGGTGATGGCCGTCCAGAAACTGCGGAGGAGCGCAATCTTGATCAACGTTTTCGTAGTGCTCTTGGTGCTGTTTACGGTGTTCGTGATTTTAATGCCGCCCTATCAGATCAACGAATTGAAATGATGCGCGATATTCAACGGCAGATGGTTGAAGAAGCAAAGCCTTTAGGTATCGATATTGTTGATGTGCGTATCCGCAAAACTGACCTGCCGACAGATTTGTCTAATGGTATTTATGAGCGTATGAATCAAGAACGCCGAGCAGCAGCTGAAAGTATTTTGTCTCTTGGTAATGCAGAACGCATTAGCATTATCGCGAAGGCTGATAGAAGCTATGTAGAAAGCGTTGCTATCGCAGCTCGCGATGCCGAAGTCTTAAAAGGTGAAGGACAAGCTGAGGCCGCACGTTTGATGAATGATGCGGTAGAGTCAAATCCAAATTTTTACCAGTTTTGGCTATCGATGGATAAATATCAAAGTATCAAAGATACACCAATGGTTATTACGCCAGATTGGTCATTTTTTGATCTTATGCGCAACCCAACTGGAGTTGTAAAACCACAAAACTAG